Proteins encoded together in one Prochlorococcus marinus str. MIT 9211 window:
- the rplL gene encoding 50S ribosomal protein L7/L12, whose product MSKKTDEILDSLKSLSLLEASELVKQIEEAFGVSAAASAGVVMAAPGAGGGASAAGEAAEEKTEFDVILESFDAAAKIKVLKEVRNATGLGLGEAKAMVEAAPKTIKEGASKEDAEALKKAIEAVGGKVTLK is encoded by the coding sequence ATGTCTAAAAAAACCGACGAAATTCTTGATTCCCTTAAAAGCCTCTCATTGCTTGAAGCTTCTGAGCTTGTCAAGCAAATCGAAGAAGCCTTTGGTGTTTCAGCAGCAGCTTCTGCAGGTGTGGTAATGGCAGCTCCTGGAGCTGGTGGTGGTGCTTCAGCTGCTGGTGAAGCAGCTGAAGAAAAGACTGAATTTGACGTAATACTTGAAAGCTTTGATGCGGCTGCAAAGATCAAAGTTTTAAAGGAAGTACGTAATGCCACAGGGCTAGGTCTTGGAGAAGCAAAAGCAATGGTCGAAGCTGCACCTAAAACAATTAAAGAAGGTGCTAGCAAGGAAGATGCAGAAGCATTGAAAAAAGCTATTGAAGCGGTCGGAGGAAAAGTAACTCTTAAATAA
- the rplJ gene encoding 50S ribosomal protein L10 — MGRTLESKKQIVEELKALLDQAEMALVIDYQGLTIKEMSDLRTRLGPSSGICKVTKNTLMRKAIDGDTSWSSLESLLNGTNAFVLVKGDVGGALKAVQAFQKETKKSKTKGGLFEGKLLSQDEIKAIANLPTKEVLMAQIAGALNSIATKMAVGINEVPSGLARSLKQHADSGEN, encoded by the coding sequence ATGGGCCGCACGCTGGAGAGCAAAAAGCAAATTGTCGAAGAGCTCAAAGCTCTCCTCGATCAAGCTGAAATGGCTCTGGTCATTGACTATCAAGGTTTAACCATCAAAGAAATGTCTGATCTGCGGACTCGCTTAGGGCCTAGCAGTGGCATATGCAAGGTGACTAAAAACACCTTAATGCGCAAGGCAATTGATGGTGATACTTCTTGGTCAAGTCTGGAGTCATTATTAAATGGTACCAATGCATTCGTCCTTGTAAAAGGCGATGTAGGTGGTGCCTTGAAAGCAGTTCAAGCTTTCCAAAAGGAAACCAAAAAATCCAAAACAAAAGGCGGTCTTTTTGAAGGCAAGCTCTTATCGCAGGATGAAATCAAGGCAATTGCCAACCTTCCTACAAAAGAAGTTTTAATGGCACAAATTGCAGGTGCATTAAACTCCATAGCCACAAAAATGGCAGTTGGAATTAATGAGGTTCCTTCTGGTCTTGCAAGATCTCTTAAGCAGCATGCTGATAGTGGTGAAAATTAA
- the rplA gene encoding 50S ribosomal protein L1, with protein MTKISKRMASLSSKIEDRAYPPLEAINLVKESSTAKFDETIEAHVRLGIDPKYTDQQIRTTVTLPNGTGQTIRIAVIARGEKVAEAKSAGADLAGEEELVDSISKGEMGFDLLIATPDMMPKVAKLGRVLGPRGLMPNPKTGTVTADLVGAIKEFKAGKLEFRADKAGIIHVRFGKASFNADALLENLKTLQETIDRNKPSGAKGRFWKTLYITSTMGPSIEVDIAALQDISQE; from the coding sequence ATGACTAAAATTTCAAAAAGAATGGCTAGCCTCTCTTCAAAAATTGAAGACAGAGCATATCCACCACTTGAAGCTATTAATCTTGTAAAAGAAAGCTCAACCGCGAAGTTCGATGAAACTATCGAAGCCCATGTACGTCTAGGAATTGATCCGAAATATACTGATCAGCAAATTAGAACAACAGTCACACTCCCTAATGGGACTGGTCAAACAATACGAATTGCTGTTATAGCAAGGGGCGAAAAAGTTGCTGAAGCCAAATCCGCTGGGGCTGATTTAGCTGGAGAAGAAGAATTAGTAGACTCCATTAGTAAAGGAGAAATGGGCTTTGATCTACTTATTGCCACTCCAGACATGATGCCTAAAGTTGCAAAATTAGGCAGAGTTCTTGGACCTCGTGGTTTAATGCCAAATCCAAAAACTGGAACAGTAACAGCTGACCTTGTAGGAGCCATTAAAGAGTTCAAAGCTGGAAAACTTGAATTCAGGGCAGATAAAGCTGGAATTATTCATGTTCGCTTTGGGAAAGCAAGCTTTAACGCAGACGCGCTATTGGAAAATCTCAAGACACTTCAAGAAACAATTGATAGAAACAAACCCAGTGGGGCAAAAGGTCGTTTCTGGAAAACCCTTTATATAACTTCTACTATGGGGCCTTCGATAGAAGTGGACATCGCTGCATTACAAGATATTTCCCAAGAATAA
- the rplK gene encoding 50S ribosomal protein L11, which produces MAKKIVAVIKLALQAGKANPAPPVGPALGQHGVNIMAFCKEYNAKTQDKAGFVIPVEISVFEDRSFTFITKTPPASVLITKAAGIEKGSGDSAKGQVGTINRAQLEEIAKTKLPDLNCSNIESAMRVIEGTARNMGVSVKD; this is translated from the coding sequence ATGGCCAAAAAAATTGTAGCTGTGATCAAATTGGCACTCCAAGCTGGTAAAGCCAATCCTGCGCCCCCTGTAGGCCCTGCATTAGGTCAGCATGGTGTAAATATCATGGCGTTCTGCAAGGAATACAACGCAAAGACCCAAGACAAAGCAGGCTTTGTGATTCCTGTTGAAATATCCGTTTTTGAAGATCGAAGTTTTACTTTCATCACAAAAACTCCTCCTGCATCTGTATTAATCACAAAAGCTGCAGGCATTGAAAAAGGCTCTGGTGATTCAGCTAAAGGTCAAGTAGGTACTATTAATCGTGCTCAGCTTGAAGAAATCGCTAAAACGAAATTACCGGATCTCAATTGCAGTAACATTGAGTCGGCAATGCGAGTCATAGAAGGAACAGCCCGAAACATGGGCGTTTCCGTAAAGGACTAA
- the nusG gene encoding transcription termination/antitermination protein NusG: MTELDSTPQESSQLLDLTSQNSGEEGTILAKTTIARWYAVQVASSCEKKVKATLEQRAVTLGVSNRILEIEIPQTPAVKLKKDGSRQSTEEKVFPGYVLVRMVLDEDTMMAVRSTPNVINFVGAEDRRPTGRGRGHIKPRPLSREEVNRIFKRTSEKKTVVKLDLSEGDQILVTSGPFKDFQGEVIEVSGERNKLKALLSIFGRETPVELEFSQINKQN, from the coding sequence GTGACAGAGCTTGATTCCACACCCCAAGAGTCATCACAATTACTTGACTTGACTTCTCAAAACAGTGGGGAGGAAGGCACTATTCTCGCTAAAACCACCATTGCTCGTTGGTATGCAGTTCAAGTGGCTTCTAGTTGTGAAAAAAAAGTCAAAGCGACCCTTGAGCAAAGAGCGGTGACTCTAGGAGTAAGCAATCGAATCCTGGAAATTGAGATTCCTCAAACTCCTGCAGTCAAATTAAAGAAAGACGGATCCAGACAATCAACAGAAGAAAAAGTATTTCCTGGCTATGTACTTGTACGTATGGTCCTTGATGAAGACACAATGATGGCTGTTAGAAGCACTCCAAATGTAATTAATTTTGTAGGAGCAGAAGATCGTCGCCCTACCGGCAGAGGTAGAGGCCATATCAAGCCAAGGCCATTGAGTCGAGAAGAGGTCAATAGGATCTTTAAACGGACATCAGAGAAGAAAACAGTAGTTAAGCTTGATCTATCTGAAGGGGATCAGATCCTGGTAACTTCTGGACCATTTAAAGACTTCCAAGGAGAGGTGATTGAAGTCTCTGGCGAAAGAAACAAGTTAAAAGCTCTACTATCTATCTTTGGAAGGGAAACTCCTGTTGAGCTTGAATTCTCACAAATCAACAAACAAAACTAA
- the secE gene encoding preprotein translocase subunit SecE → MTSSSSNESSDSVSPPNEEDPSPKKGFLGSTIDELKLVVWPTRQQLFSESIAVILMVTLSAAAIAAVSRFYGWGASHIFR, encoded by the coding sequence GTGACAAGCTCATCTTCTAACGAGTCCTCAGATTCCGTTTCACCTCCCAATGAAGAAGACCCTTCACCGAAAAAAGGTTTTCTTGGCTCAACTATTGATGAACTAAAACTAGTTGTTTGGCCAACTCGCCAACAGCTATTTAGTGAATCAATAGCTGTAATATTAATGGTCACCCTATCTGCAGCAGCAATTGCAGCTGTCAGTCGTTTTTATGGTTGGGGTGCATCACATATTTTCCGTTGA
- a CDS encoding ATP-dependent Clp protease ATP-binding subunit: MKKSLTTNPDLFSNSAWELLIGSEHEARRWRHEYLDVEHLLQVLFTDSNYKNIVDPLPINNAELLDEVEEFLANLPASSSNRIFIGEDLEELLDTAENFRARWGSRLIEISHILIALGRDKRIGTKLFTELGLPSEILESELRRLPKPINKKRSRSEESILIKESIPYQTTINDKEENSKIFDQESSIQKTQTAQIQLKNGSNINEEINPLKEFGKDLTLAAMNGKLDPVIGRNEEIQLVIKVLSRRGKNNPVLIGAPGVGKTAIAELLAQKIICNEVPDSLKGLKLISLDIGALIAGTKFRGQFEERLRSVLARASNPDAGVILFIDELHTVLSTDRSSADAGSLLKPVLASGDLRCIGATTPESFQRTIEKDQALNRRFQQVPIKEPNLEVSVDILRGLKERYELHHGVKISDEALIAANRLADRYIGDRCLPDKAIDLIDEASAQLKMEATSKPLALEELESSLHKLSVDLIKAEENSLETEVIRIKSKRDLIIQESKKISAQWENEKLMAKELSELVNQENIICNSIEDAEEKGDLETVARLKYDELHYLHEAINDLKASIERFKSDGTSLIRDQVEPEDIADVVSRWTGIPVNKVMAGEKQKLLNLETDLGNKVIGQSEAVKAVAEAIKRARAGMKDSYRPIGSFLFLGPTGVGKTELAKALAASLFDEEEALIRLDMSEFMERNAVARLLGAPPGYVGYEEGGQLTEAVRRRPYSVLLLDEIEKGHPDVFNILLQVLDDGRLTDSQGRTVDFRHTVVVMTSNLASRTILENANSLSAEINETTLSNEKLTKSIDQALRQQFRPEFLNRIDEIICFKPLSIDHLQRIVRLQLTELRELLAEQGLELRVDSSTIEALAKEGYEPEYGARPLRRIIRRRIENPLANQLLEDKFFGANAVRIKVSSDKSESLEFIGEN, translated from the coding sequence ATGAAAAAAAGTCTTACAACTAACCCTGATCTCTTTAGCAATTCTGCATGGGAGCTATTAATAGGAAGTGAGCATGAAGCTCGTAGATGGAGACATGAATATCTAGATGTTGAGCATCTTCTTCAAGTGCTATTTACTGATTCTAATTACAAAAATATTGTAGATCCACTGCCAATAAATAATGCCGAACTACTTGATGAAGTGGAAGAATTTCTTGCAAACTTGCCAGCATCTAGTTCAAACAGAATTTTTATAGGTGAAGATCTGGAGGAGTTACTAGACACAGCTGAAAATTTCAGAGCAAGGTGGGGATCTCGTTTAATTGAGATCTCACATATTCTAATTGCCCTAGGTAGAGATAAGCGCATCGGGACGAAGCTATTCACAGAACTCGGACTCCCAAGTGAGATTCTAGAAAGCGAGTTAAGGCGATTACCAAAACCAATAAATAAAAAACGCAGCAGATCCGAAGAATCAATTCTTATAAAAGAATCAATTCCTTATCAGACAACCATTAATGATAAGGAAGAAAACTCTAAAATTTTTGATCAAGAATCTTCTATCCAAAAAACCCAGACAGCCCAAATTCAATTAAAAAATGGTTCAAATATTAATGAAGAAATAAATCCACTGAAGGAATTTGGAAAAGATTTAACCCTAGCAGCCATGAACGGCAAACTAGACCCTGTAATCGGCAGAAATGAAGAAATTCAATTAGTCATCAAAGTCTTATCTCGAAGAGGTAAAAATAATCCTGTGTTAATTGGTGCTCCAGGAGTTGGCAAAACAGCCATTGCTGAATTATTAGCCCAAAAAATAATTTGTAACGAAGTACCAGATTCTTTAAAGGGTCTAAAGCTAATTTCGTTAGATATAGGGGCTTTAATTGCAGGTACAAAGTTTCGTGGTCAATTTGAAGAGCGATTAAGATCGGTATTAGCTAGAGCTAGCAACCCTGATGCGGGGGTCATCTTATTTATTGACGAATTACATACAGTTTTAAGTACAGATCGCTCTAGCGCAGATGCAGGAAGCTTACTAAAGCCTGTTCTTGCAAGCGGTGATCTACGTTGTATTGGTGCTACTACCCCTGAAAGCTTTCAACGCACAATAGAGAAAGACCAGGCTCTTAATCGAAGATTTCAACAAGTCCCAATCAAAGAACCAAATCTTGAAGTAAGCGTAGATATTCTAAGAGGACTTAAAGAGCGCTATGAATTACATCATGGAGTCAAAATTAGTGATGAAGCATTAATTGCTGCCAATCGATTAGCAGATAGATATATTGGTGATCGCTGCCTTCCAGATAAAGCAATTGATCTAATTGATGAAGCTTCTGCTCAGCTAAAGATGGAAGCAACCTCAAAACCATTAGCTTTAGAAGAATTAGAATCAAGCCTTCATAAGTTAAGCGTCGATTTAATTAAAGCCGAAGAAAATTCATTAGAAACAGAAGTAATTAGAATAAAATCGAAACGTGATCTTATAATTCAAGAGTCCAAAAAAATCTCTGCTCAATGGGAAAATGAAAAACTAATGGCTAAAGAACTTAGTGAGTTAGTCAATCAAGAAAATATTATTTGCAATTCAATAGAAGACGCAGAAGAGAAAGGAGATTTAGAAACAGTAGCCAGGTTGAAATATGATGAACTTCACTATTTACATGAAGCAATTAATGACTTAAAAGCTTCGATTGAGAGATTCAAAAGTGATGGAACATCTTTAATAAGAGACCAAGTAGAGCCTGAAGATATAGCTGATGTTGTTTCTAGATGGACTGGGATACCTGTCAATAAAGTTATGGCTGGTGAAAAACAAAAGCTTTTAAATTTAGAAACAGATCTAGGAAATAAAGTAATTGGTCAATCTGAAGCAGTCAAAGCAGTTGCAGAGGCTATAAAACGAGCAAGAGCTGGGATGAAAGATAGTTATAGACCAATTGGATCGTTTCTTTTCTTAGGGCCAACAGGCGTAGGAAAAACAGAGCTTGCAAAAGCCCTTGCTGCTTCACTGTTTGATGAAGAGGAGGCCTTAATCAGATTGGATATGAGTGAATTTATGGAAAGAAATGCAGTTGCAAGATTGCTTGGAGCGCCACCAGGATATGTAGGCTATGAAGAAGGAGGTCAGCTCACTGAGGCAGTAAGACGGCGGCCATATTCAGTACTACTTTTAGACGAAATAGAAAAAGGTCACCCAGATGTATTCAATATTCTTCTTCAAGTTTTGGATGATGGACGTCTTACAGACTCTCAAGGGAGAACAGTAGATTTTCGTCACACAGTTGTTGTTATGACAAGTAATCTTGCAAGTCGCACAATTCTAGAAAACGCTAACTCCTTATCTGCAGAGATAAATGAAACTACTCTTAGCAATGAGAAATTAACCAAAAGTATTGATCAAGCATTAAGGCAGCAGTTCCGACCAGAGTTTCTCAATCGTATAGATGAAATAATCTGTTTCAAGCCACTTTCTATAGATCATCTCCAACGCATTGTGAGATTACAGCTAACTGAGCTGAGAGAATTACTAGCTGAGCAAGGCTTAGAGCTGCGTGTAGATAGTTCAACTATTGAAGCGCTTGCAAAGGAAGGTTATGAGCCTGAATATGGCGCAAGACCTTTAAGACGCATCATCAGAAGGCGCATAGAGAACCCTCTTGCAAACCAATTATTAGAAGATAAATTTTTTGGGGCAAATGCGGTGAGAATAAAAGTTTCTTCAGATAAATCTGAATCATTAGAATTTATTGGAGAGAACTAA
- the gloA gene encoding lactoylglutathione lyase yields the protein MRMLHTMLRVGDLEKSLWFYTTILGMNLLRQKEYPSGRFTLAFVGYGPEENNTVLELTHNWDVDHYELGNAYGHIALGVKNIFETCELIKKNGGNIVREPGPMKHGKTIIAFVEDPDGYKIELIDLSSRTLK from the coding sequence ATGAGAATGCTCCATACGATGCTTCGGGTCGGTGATCTTGAAAAATCACTTTGGTTTTACACCACAATCTTAGGCATGAATCTACTGAGACAAAAAGAATATCCATCAGGTCGTTTCACTCTGGCTTTTGTGGGTTATGGACCAGAAGAAAATAATACGGTTTTAGAATTGACTCATAACTGGGATGTTGACCACTATGAACTTGGCAATGCGTATGGCCACATTGCTTTGGGAGTCAAAAATATCTTTGAAACTTGTGAGTTGATCAAAAAAAATGGTGGAAATATTGTTAGAGAGCCAGGTCCAATGAAACACGGAAAAACTATTATTGCTTTTGTGGAAGATCCTGATGGGTACAAAATTGAATTAATAGATCTCTCATCGAGAACCCTCAAATAA
- the eno gene encoding phosphopyruvate hydratase: protein MIDSLDLVIDTVLAREVLDSRGNPTVEAEVLLEGGAIGRAIVPSGASTGAYEAHELRDAGDRYFGKGVLKVVENIEERIAPTICGLSASDQATIDGVMSELDGTENKSKLGANAILAVSIATARSAANGYGMPLYRYLGGPMASLLPVPLMNVINGGAHAANNLDFQEFMLVPHGANTFREALRMGAEVFHTLKQLLSEKGLSTAVGDEGGFAPNLQSNQAAGDLLVKSIEKAGFIPGEQISLALDVASTEFFKDGAYFFGGRNYSTEGMIEELVKLVNAYPIVSIEDGLAEDDWEGWGLLTKELGEKVQLVGDDLFVTNTSRLQRGINQKVANSILIKVNQIGSLTETLQAIDLANRSGYTSVISHRSGETEDTTIADLSVATRAGQIKTGSLSRSERVAKYNQLLRIEDELGSEATYAGSNDLGPLCGKK, encoded by the coding sequence GTGATTGATTCTCTAGATCTAGTTATTGATACTGTTTTAGCTAGAGAGGTTCTTGACTCTAGAGGGAACCCAACTGTAGAGGCAGAAGTTTTACTTGAGGGAGGAGCTATTGGACGAGCAATCGTCCCAAGTGGAGCCAGTACAGGAGCCTATGAAGCACACGAGTTGAGGGATGCAGGAGATAGGTATTTTGGTAAAGGTGTGCTGAAAGTGGTTGAGAATATTGAGGAGAGGATTGCTCCTACTATTTGCGGTTTGTCAGCGTCAGATCAGGCAACAATTGATGGAGTAATGAGTGAATTGGATGGAACGGAAAATAAATCTAAACTAGGTGCGAATGCGATTTTGGCGGTAAGTATTGCTACTGCGAGATCCGCTGCCAATGGATATGGGATGCCACTTTATAGGTATTTGGGTGGCCCTATGGCTTCACTATTGCCCGTGCCATTGATGAACGTGATTAATGGTGGTGCTCATGCTGCTAATAATCTTGACTTTCAAGAATTTATGCTTGTTCCTCATGGAGCAAATACTTTTAGGGAGGCTCTTCGCATGGGAGCAGAAGTCTTTCATACTCTTAAGCAACTTCTTTCTGAAAAAGGTTTATCTACTGCTGTTGGAGATGAAGGTGGTTTCGCACCAAATTTGCAAAGCAATCAGGCGGCAGGAGATTTGCTTGTCAAATCAATAGAGAAGGCAGGGTTTATTCCAGGAGAACAAATTTCTTTAGCTTTAGATGTTGCTAGTACAGAGTTTTTCAAGGATGGAGCTTATTTCTTTGGAGGTAGAAATTATTCGACCGAAGGAATGATTGAGGAGTTAGTTAAATTGGTTAATGCTTATCCAATAGTATCGATTGAAGATGGGCTCGCAGAAGATGATTGGGAAGGTTGGGGATTATTAACTAAAGAATTAGGTGAAAAGGTCCAACTGGTTGGCGATGATTTGTTTGTTACAAATACCAGTAGATTGCAACGAGGGATAAATCAGAAAGTGGCCAACTCAATCTTGATTAAAGTTAATCAGATAGGTTCTCTAACAGAGACTTTGCAGGCGATAGATCTTGCTAATCGTTCAGGATATACATCAGTAATTAGTCATAGGAGTGGAGAGACTGAAGATACGACTATTGCTGACCTTTCTGTAGCCACTAGAGCCGGTCAAATAAAAACTGGGTCATTAAGTAGGAGTGAAAGAGTAGCAAAATATAATCAACTACTTCGAATTGAAGATGAATTGGGATCAGAGGCTACTTATGCAGGGTCTAATGATTTAGGACCTCTTTGCGGCAAAAAGTGA
- a CDS encoding ABC1 kinase family protein: MTFLWWDNQGWTYLGGYNKRKKDRRQTLRAKWLTQELLHLGSAFIKLGQLLSARPDVLPKGWIVELASLQDKVPPFDFVKAQEILEKELGPRCKEIIDIQQTPLGAASLAQVHRGCLKSGRQVVFKIQRPGLETFFRLDLEIMQEVASLFQKNKSWSEGRDWIGMAKECQRVLLRELDFQIEAEFAARFRQQFLEDPAIQIPGVVWELTTKKVICLDYLPGIKINDQKALAQQGINPSKIAEIGASSYLKQLIEFGFFHADPHPGNLAVSADGSLIYYDFGMMGTISQRLRERLGEMVRLAAIKDASALVEQLQEAGLIAKGIDAGPVRRLVRVMLQEMLTPPFSANIMDKLSGDLYELVYGKPFRLPVELIFVMRALSTFEGVGRTLDPSFNLISITKPYLISLMSSTNSNPNDLINEIGRQMGELGSKAVGLPKRLDESLERLEQGDLQLQIRLGESDRQLRRMINAQQSMGQSILIGCLGIAAALLGSSNQPSFAIIPILGAVPVSMGWIKLQLKMRRDERLERIQDSNK, translated from the coding sequence ATGACATTTCTTTGGTGGGACAACCAAGGGTGGACTTATCTAGGTGGTTATAACAAAAGAAAGAAAGATAGAAGACAAACCCTTAGAGCTAAGTGGCTGACCCAAGAACTCCTTCATCTTGGATCTGCATTTATTAAACTTGGCCAACTGCTTTCAGCCCGTCCAGATGTATTACCAAAAGGTTGGATAGTTGAACTAGCTTCACTCCAAGACAAAGTTCCGCCATTTGACTTTGTAAAAGCTCAAGAAATACTTGAGAAGGAATTAGGCCCTCGTTGCAAAGAAATCATAGATATCCAACAAACCCCTCTAGGAGCAGCTTCCTTAGCACAAGTACATAGAGGATGTCTTAAAAGTGGAAGACAGGTTGTATTCAAGATTCAACGTCCAGGATTAGAAACTTTTTTTCGCCTAGACCTTGAGATAATGCAAGAGGTGGCTTCATTATTTCAAAAAAACAAATCTTGGAGCGAAGGAAGAGATTGGATAGGCATGGCAAAAGAATGTCAAAGAGTATTGCTCCGGGAATTGGACTTTCAAATAGAGGCTGAATTTGCAGCAAGGTTTCGGCAGCAATTTCTAGAAGATCCCGCAATTCAAATACCTGGTGTGGTTTGGGAACTAACAACAAAAAAAGTCATTTGTCTGGACTATTTACCAGGTATAAAAATCAATGATCAAAAAGCACTCGCTCAACAAGGAATCAATCCTTCCAAAATTGCTGAAATAGGGGCTTCCAGTTATTTAAAACAACTTATTGAATTTGGTTTTTTTCATGCAGATCCACACCCTGGAAATCTTGCAGTTAGTGCTGATGGATCTCTTATTTATTATGACTTTGGAATGATGGGGACTATTTCTCAACGCTTGAGAGAAAGGCTTGGTGAAATGGTTCGCTTGGCTGCAATTAAAGATGCATCAGCATTAGTTGAGCAATTACAAGAAGCTGGCTTAATTGCTAAAGGGATAGATGCTGGCCCTGTAAGAAGGTTAGTCAGAGTAATGCTCCAAGAAATGCTAACTCCTCCATTCTCAGCAAATATTATGGACAAACTGTCTGGAGATTTGTATGAATTGGTTTATGGCAAACCTTTCAGACTTCCTGTTGAGTTAATTTTTGTTATGAGAGCTCTCTCAACCTTTGAAGGGGTAGGAAGAACTCTTGATCCTAGCTTTAATTTAATTTCAATAACAAAGCCATACTTAATTTCACTTATGAGCTCAACTAATTCAAATCCAAATGATTTAATCAATGAGATAGGTCGCCAAATGGGAGAGTTAGGTAGTAAAGCAGTTGGACTTCCTAAACGTTTAGATGAAAGTCTAGAAAGGCTTGAGCAAGGTGATCTTCAATTACAAATCAGGCTTGGCGAATCAGATAGACAACTGCGCCGAATGATCAATGCTCAACAATCAATGGGACAATCGATTTTAATTGGTTGCCTTGGTATTGCCGCAGCCTTACTAGGCTCAAGCAATCAACCTAGCTTTGCAATTATTCCAATATTAGGGGCAGTTCCAGTGTCTATGGGATGGATAAAACTGCAACTAAAAATGAGACGGGATGAAAGACTTGAAAGGATACAAGACAGCAATAAATAG
- a CDS encoding NAD(P)/FAD-dependent oxidoreductase translates to METIETDVVIVGGGPAGCSCALYTSRADLKTVILDKNPSVGALAITHQIANYPGVPTDISGDDLLTLMRDQAIQYGTDYRRAQVFGVDVNGEWKTVFTPEGTFKAKALVLASGAMGRPASFKGEADFLGRGVSYCATCDGAFYKGREVAVVGTNKEAIEEANVLTKFASTVHWITSSDPKDDDMHAQDLMNQPNVKHWSRTRLMQIEGDDGGVTGVLVKNRSQESNQSLTLEGVFVYMSGSKPITDFLGDQIALNENGGVVVDDFMSTTSEGVWAIGDIRNTPFKQAVVAASDGCIAAMAIDRYLNSRKSIRVDWVHS, encoded by the coding sequence TTGGAAACTATTGAAACTGATGTAGTAATAGTTGGGGGTGGGCCTGCAGGATGTAGCTGTGCTCTATATACCTCTCGCGCTGATTTGAAAACAGTAATACTAGACAAGAATCCTTCTGTAGGTGCTTTGGCAATTACCCATCAAATAGCTAATTATCCAGGAGTTCCTACAGATATCAGTGGAGATGATTTATTAACTTTGATGCGTGATCAGGCAATTCAATATGGGACTGATTATCGAAGGGCACAAGTATTTGGAGTTGATGTTAATGGAGAATGGAAAACAGTTTTTACTCCTGAAGGTACTTTTAAAGCCAAAGCACTTGTACTGGCAAGCGGTGCTATGGGTAGACCGGCTTCTTTTAAAGGAGAGGCAGATTTCTTGGGAAGGGGTGTAAGTTATTGTGCAACCTGCGATGGGGCTTTTTATAAAGGACGAGAGGTTGCAGTAGTTGGTACTAACAAGGAGGCTATAGAAGAAGCAAATGTTCTGACTAAGTTTGCTTCAACGGTTCATTGGATAACCTCTAGTGACCCTAAAGACGATGATATGCATGCCCAAGATTTAATGAACCAGCCCAATGTGAAGCATTGGAGTCGCACAAGATTAATGCAAATTGAAGGTGATGATGGTGGTGTGACAGGTGTGCTTGTTAAAAATCGTTCTCAGGAAAGCAATCAATCTTTGACTCTAGAAGGTGTTTTTGTATATATGAGTGGTTCAAAGCCAATTACCGATTTCCTTGGGGATCAAATTGCATTAAATGAAAATGGAGGTGTAGTTGTCGATGATTTTATGTCCACCACTTCTGAAGGTGTTTGGGCTATAGGCGATATACGAAATACACCTTTTAAGCAAGCTGTTGTAGCAGCTTCGGATGGCTGTATTGCGGCAATGGCTATTGATAGATATTTAAATAGCAGAAAATCAATTAGAGTTGATTGGGTTCATTCTTAA
- a CDS encoding P-II family nitrogen regulator translates to MKRLDLIFGERELDAILTALEAAEVPGYTVLKHATGKGPQTVVSEDMEFTGLGANAHVIVFCELETIDKVRENIRSILSYYGGVAYVSEATEL, encoded by the coding sequence ATGAAACGACTGGATCTCATTTTTGGAGAAAGAGAGCTAGATGCAATACTTACTGCTCTCGAAGCTGCAGAGGTACCTGGGTATACCGTCTTAAAACATGCAACAGGTAAAGGTCCTCAAACGGTTGTTTCAGAAGATATGGAATTTACTGGTCTTGGCGCAAATGCCCACGTAATAGTCTTTTGCGAATTGGAGACTATAGATAAAGTAAGGGAAAATATAAGGTCTATACTTAGTTATTATGGAGGAGTTGCTTATGTATCAGAAGCAACTGAGCTTTAG